One window from the genome of Rufibacter tibetensis encodes:
- a CDS encoding LexA family transcriptional regulator: protein MLSTNLKYLRKQLNLTQVQLAEKLEIKRSLIGAYEEGRAEPKLATLMKMAQVFQLSVDELINPDLPNTSKNGNSKRQSNVKVLSITVDAQNRENIELVPYKASAGYLNGYSDPEFMEELPKFRLPMIQSPGTYRAFEIKGDSMLPIPSGTVIVGRYVEQWQEIKDGTPCIVVSLQEGIVFKRIYHQHKQTSLRLHSDNPNYEPYDVALDDIVELWEAKAYISTTFPMAEISLDKLTSLVLDLQQEVKKLKTAK, encoded by the coding sequence ATGCTTAGCACTAATCTTAAATATCTTAGAAAACAACTTAATCTAACCCAGGTACAGCTTGCCGAAAAGTTAGAAATTAAGCGTTCCTTGATTGGTGCCTATGAAGAAGGGCGGGCAGAACCTAAACTGGCTACCCTTATGAAAATGGCACAGGTGTTTCAGTTGTCAGTAGATGAGTTGATCAACCCTGATTTACCCAATACTTCAAAAAACGGGAATTCTAAGCGGCAGTCTAACGTGAAGGTATTGTCCATTACTGTAGATGCTCAGAACCGTGAGAACATTGAATTAGTACCTTATAAAGCCAGTGCCGGCTACCTAAATGGATACTCAGATCCGGAATTTATGGAAGAGCTTCCTAAGTTTCGGCTTCCTATGATTCAAAGCCCGGGTACGTACCGTGCTTTTGAAATTAAGGGAGACTCCATGTTGCCTATACCATCCGGTACTGTGATTGTAGGACGTTACGTTGAGCAGTGGCAGGAAATAAAAGACGGTACACCTTGTATTGTGGTTAGTCTGCAGGAAGGCATTGTTTTTAAACGTATCTACCACCAGCATAAGCAGACTTCGTTGCGATTACACTCAGACAATCCCAACTATGAACCTTATGACGTGGCTTTGGATGACATCGTTGAGTTATGGGAGGCAAAAGCCTACATAAGTACTACTTTCCCAATGGCTGAGATTTCATTGGATAAACTTACTTCTCTGGTGCTTGACTTACAACAAGAGGTTAAGAAACTGAAAACCGCCAAATAA
- a CDS encoding PD-(D/E)XK nuclease family protein, translated as MLSFLRQTAEHIYQTYTDQLSELCIVLPTRRATLYFKNALAEAAPTGIWSPQIYSMEEFVCNMANVEVLEPLHLQLDLYDLMLQFDPKLDFDQFVGWSATLLEDFSRMDMELVNPKEVFEYVSEAKAMERWDPSKPGSSAPTPNVKQYFQLWNNLDRTYHALQEKLKKEKQAYTGMAFRMVASRIKDIAQSEKGCFRYIFVGLNAMSRAEQKIIQTLLEAGKAEIFFDSDDYYMSPDSDKRAGHFLKRYKAKWPLPEWNWQQNLLLQDTKEINAIGVANASMQGKIAGQLLREIREKDPKAEIAIVLPDETLLLPVLHSISDEVTDYNVTMGLSFKGTPLFNLVDLLFEVHLTGVVQPTDTGYKINRYHHLAVTKLLQHPFLRRYEQYLNSIAERETDLDLFQHVLDEMVQRNSVLLTAEEIIKLGREHPMFITLFRTWNDCTDLIDSLYQLVDALGRIYRVESENPIETEYLYILYTIVKRLDTLFDCREHRISVRSFKKFLYEQIGNTKLPFSGEPISPTQVMGMLETRALDFENLIILSVNENVLPQPKKQNSLFPYDVLRTFGLPTYAEQESITSYYFYRLLQRAKRVNLLYVLPSDTYGSGEKSRFILQLQHDLALRNPNIRFRELTAVVEQLNTKEYEPDIIIQKDGEVMDKLKEQLRRGLYPSHLNQFVNCSLQYYFSRIAKLEEVDEIDELVGADTFGTIVHQVLEDYFRPFAEEARPIEKADVDVMLANLPKKVQLEFRRGTLGNLPEQGMNLILYKVAVQLLTRYLAGLRDSEELPLYILQLEETLLTEMEVKLPSGEKVPVRIAGKADRIDLSGHTLRVIDYKTGKVEAKNLKVNPEELETSLLNDRHLDKVRQLWLYRYILAKEIQKGSLLESKVLNLPKASYDFEAGIISFRNLGAGVLTSELPFMDALGAPADFMETSERLLKDLVIRMLNPEEPIRKTNDLETCQYCAYKSICARG; from the coding sequence ATGCTATCTTTCCTGCGGCAAACCGCTGAACATATCTACCAAACCTACACCGACCAATTGAGTGAACTGTGCATCGTGCTTCCTACCCGTAGGGCCACATTGTACTTTAAAAACGCTTTGGCTGAGGCCGCTCCCACCGGAATCTGGTCGCCCCAGATTTACTCCATGGAGGAATTTGTTTGCAACATGGCCAACGTGGAAGTATTGGAGCCGCTGCACCTGCAATTGGATCTGTATGATTTGATGTTGCAGTTCGATCCAAAACTGGACTTTGATCAGTTTGTAGGGTGGTCGGCTACGCTGCTGGAAGATTTCTCCCGCATGGACATGGAGTTGGTGAACCCGAAGGAAGTATTTGAGTACGTGAGCGAGGCCAAGGCAATGGAACGATGGGACCCCTCAAAACCGGGCAGCAGCGCGCCTACTCCCAACGTAAAGCAGTACTTTCAGCTTTGGAACAACCTGGACCGCACGTACCATGCCCTGCAGGAAAAGCTAAAGAAAGAAAAACAAGCTTATACGGGTATGGCCTTCCGGATGGTAGCCAGCCGCATCAAAGACATCGCGCAAAGCGAAAAAGGTTGTTTCCGGTACATTTTTGTAGGATTGAACGCGATGTCCAGGGCAGAACAGAAAATCATCCAGACCTTATTAGAAGCCGGCAAAGCCGAAATATTCTTTGACTCAGATGACTACTACATGTCGCCAGACTCTGATAAACGGGCCGGACATTTTCTGAAGCGCTACAAAGCCAAATGGCCCCTGCCCGAGTGGAACTGGCAACAGAACCTGCTTCTACAAGACACCAAAGAGATCAACGCCATTGGAGTGGCCAACGCCAGCATGCAGGGCAAAATAGCCGGACAGCTTCTCCGTGAGATTCGGGAAAAGGACCCCAAAGCGGAGATCGCCATCGTGTTGCCTGATGAAACCCTGCTCCTGCCCGTACTGCACTCCATCTCAGACGAGGTAACAGATTACAACGTAACCATGGGGCTTTCCTTCAAAGGCACACCTTTGTTTAACCTGGTAGATCTGCTGTTTGAGGTGCATTTAACTGGTGTGGTGCAGCCCACCGATACTGGGTACAAGATCAATCGCTACCACCACTTGGCCGTCACGAAACTGTTGCAACACCCTTTTCTACGGCGCTATGAACAGTACCTCAACAGCATCGCGGAGCGGGAGACAGACTTAGACTTGTTTCAGCACGTGCTGGACGAGATGGTGCAGCGCAACAGTGTCTTGCTTACCGCCGAGGAGATAATCAAGCTGGGCCGGGAGCACCCCATGTTCATCACCCTCTTCCGGACCTGGAACGACTGCACGGACCTGATAGACTCCTTGTACCAACTGGTAGATGCGTTGGGTCGTATTTACAGGGTAGAATCTGAAAACCCCATTGAAACGGAGTACCTCTACATTTTGTACACCATTGTCAAACGTCTTGACACACTCTTTGACTGCCGTGAGCACCGGATCTCGGTACGCAGTTTTAAGAAGTTTCTGTACGAACAGATCGGGAACACAAAGCTTCCGTTCAGCGGGGAACCCATCTCACCTACCCAGGTCATGGGGATGCTGGAAACACGCGCCCTGGACTTTGAGAACCTCATTATCCTGAGTGTAAACGAGAACGTGCTGCCGCAGCCTAAGAAGCAGAACTCGCTGTTTCCCTATGACGTGCTTCGCACGTTCGGGTTGCCTACGTATGCTGAACAAGAGAGTATTACCTCCTACTACTTCTATCGCTTGTTGCAGCGGGCTAAGCGGGTGAACCTGTTGTATGTCTTGCCTTCTGACACCTACGGATCAGGGGAGAAAAGCCGGTTTATTTTGCAACTGCAGCATGACCTGGCTTTGCGCAACCCAAACATCAGGTTCCGGGAACTGACGGCTGTGGTAGAGCAACTGAACACGAAGGAGTACGAACCAGACATCATCATTCAGAAAGACGGCGAGGTGATGGACAAACTGAAGGAGCAGCTGCGGCGTGGGTTATATCCTTCTCACCTGAACCAGTTTGTAAACTGTTCCTTGCAGTATTATTTCAGCCGAATAGCCAAGCTGGAGGAAGTAGACGAAATAGATGAGTTAGTGGGTGCAGATACCTTCGGGACGATTGTGCACCAGGTGCTGGAAGATTATTTCAGACCTTTCGCAGAAGAAGCCCGCCCCATTGAGAAAGCCGATGTGGACGTGATGCTGGCGAACTTGCCAAAGAAGGTACAACTGGAATTCAGGCGAGGCACGTTGGGCAATTTGCCGGAGCAAGGCATGAACCTTATTCTCTACAAAGTAGCGGTGCAATTGCTCACCCGCTACCTGGCAGGCCTACGTGATTCAGAGGAACTTCCCCTTTACATTCTGCAACTGGAAGAAACACTCCTCACCGAAATGGAGGTAAAACTACCCTCAGGCGAGAAAGTTCCGGTACGCATCGCGGGTAAAGCTGACCGTATAGACCTTAGTGGGCATACTTTACGGGTAATTGACTATAAGACGGGCAAAGTAGAAGCCAAAAACCTTAAAGTCAACCCGGAGGAGTTGGAAACCTCTCTCCTTAATGACCGCCACCTGGACAAAGTGCGACAACTATGGTTATACCGGTATATTCTGGCTAAAGAGATTCAGAAAGGTAGTTTATTGGAAAGCAAAGTCCTGAACCTGCCTAAGGCCAGCTATGATTTTGAGGCGGGTATTATCTCCTTCCGGAACTTAGGGGCGGGAGTGCTCACTTCTGAACTACCTTTTATGGATGCCCTTGGCGCCCCTGCTGACTTCATGGAGACTTCTGAACGACTTTTGAAAGATCTGGTGATTAGGATGCTGAACCCTGAGGAGCCCATCCGTAAAACCAATGATTTGGAAACCTGTCAGTACTGCGCCTATAAGAGCATTTGCGCTAGAGGCTAA
- a CDS encoding metallophosphoesterase, with product MSRYAISDIHGCNKTFRYMVEEEINLQTSDTLYLLGDYIDRGPDSKGVIDFIMELRRNGYQVITLWGNHEDMMLHALESSGYTDNWFFNGGKETLKSFGVETLFGIPMPYWRFIEELQLYVELEDYLLVHAGFDFSAKNPFSDRDTMLWTRDFEVDKKILGNRKIIHGHTPTYLTEIADSLIDPVSDVINIDGGCVFSSRLGYLVALNMDTLELHALRNREEY from the coding sequence ATGAGCCGATACGCCATTTCAGATATCCACGGTTGTAACAAAACCTTCAGGTACATGGTTGAGGAGGAAATAAATTTACAGACCTCAGACACCCTGTACCTATTAGGAGACTACATAGACCGTGGCCCCGACTCTAAAGGGGTGATTGATTTTATAATGGAACTCCGCCGCAATGGCTACCAGGTAATTACCCTTTGGGGAAACCATGAAGACATGATGCTGCATGCCTTGGAAAGCTCGGGCTACACAGACAATTGGTTCTTCAACGGCGGGAAAGAAACGTTGAAAAGCTTTGGAGTAGAAACCTTGTTTGGTATTCCCATGCCTTACTGGCGGTTCATAGAAGAGTTACAGCTCTATGTAGAACTGGAAGATTACCTACTGGTACATGCCGGGTTTGACTTTTCGGCTAAGAACCCTTTCTCTGACCGGGACACTATGCTCTGGACCCGTGATTTTGAGGTAGACAAAAAGATACTGGGCAACCGAAAGATCATTCACGGGCATACGCCCACCTACCTTACCGAAATTGCCGATTCGCTGATTGACCCTGTTTCTGATGTCATCAACATAGACGGTGGATGCGTTTTTTCCAGCAGACTAGGGTACCTCGTAGCGTTGAACATGGACACCCTGGAACTGCATGCTCTCAGGAACAGGGAAGAGTACTGA
- a CDS encoding pirin family protein: MIKVIPATERHHASHGWLDSYFLFSFSDYYDMENVQWGPLRVFNDDYIKAKNGFPEHPHSEMEIVTIVLEGEVTHTDSLGNNTVIHAGEVQRMSTGTGVRHAEHNHGDTDLHLYQLWFFPNKKGLTPSYEQKAIDFTGEKNQLIPLVTGQKVLEDVVYINSNSTIYHANLNEGKEIDFKTFPIRKGLIYVTSGELFVNGIQVQKNDQVRSADIDALRIQATADSSFILIDLPGVEANY; the protein is encoded by the coding sequence ATGATAAAAGTGATTCCCGCCACTGAAAGACACCACGCCTCGCATGGCTGGCTTGACTCCTATTTCCTTTTTTCCTTCTCAGACTACTATGACATGGAGAACGTGCAGTGGGGGCCGCTGCGGGTTTTCAACGATGATTATATAAAAGCCAAAAATGGTTTTCCTGAACACCCTCACTCAGAGATGGAGATTGTCACCATTGTGCTGGAAGGAGAGGTCACCCATACCGATAGCTTAGGGAATAATACGGTTATTCATGCAGGAGAAGTACAGCGGATGTCCACTGGTACGGGAGTACGTCATGCTGAACACAACCACGGGGACACAGATCTACACCTTTACCAACTTTGGTTTTTCCCCAATAAAAAAGGCCTGACACCTTCCTATGAACAGAAAGCAATTGACTTTACTGGTGAAAAGAATCAATTGATACCGTTAGTAACCGGTCAGAAAGTATTGGAAGATGTGGTGTACATCAACTCCAACTCTACTATTTACCATGCTAATTTAAATGAAGGGAAAGAAATAGATTTCAAGACCTTCCCAATTAGAAAAGGACTAATCTATGTTACCTCGGGTGAGTTATTTGTGAACGGAATTCAGGTGCAGAAAAATGATCAGGTACGGTCAGCAGATATTGACGCATTGCGGATTCAGGCTACCGCAGACAGTTCCTTTATATTAATCGACTTACCTGGCGTAGAAGCCAATTATTAA
- a CDS encoding S8 family serine peptidase, giving the protein MNRTTFKKAVSFFALASVFSMSGCQQDELVEESAILPAEPTASSKTIEGKFIVVLKDNNLLSGKSLREKVLGKNGLESSRAREVFQGAFNGFSGSFSKDEIARLRADQNVAFIEPDQAVMLGKGSPKTSTFNTSSPIASTSTTTTTTSSTSTQVIPWGVSRVGYGDGTGKTVWVIDSGVQSSHPDLNVDKTRSKSFIYGDASYEDGYGHGTGVAGIIGAKNNNIGVVGVAANASIVALRVFDNTGYGTLTRIYSALNHVYKYGNPGDVVNMSLRVSASTMLDDLVKKTAARGIFIAVASGNSYIDCKDDSPARVIAPNVFVVSNMDSYGRFSPSSNFGASVKFSAPGTNIQTTWKGGGYTTGNGTSYAAPHVAGILALTGGRVNSQGYVSNDPDGLTDPIALK; this is encoded by the coding sequence ATGAATAGAACTACGTTTAAAAAAGCTGTCTCCTTTTTTGCTTTGGCTTCGGTGTTTTCCATGTCAGGTTGCCAGCAGGATGAATTAGTGGAAGAATCAGCTATTCTTCCTGCAGAACCAACTGCCTCTTCAAAAACCATTGAAGGGAAGTTCATTGTTGTTTTAAAAGACAATAACCTTTTATCCGGCAAATCGCTTCGCGAAAAGGTTTTAGGGAAAAATGGATTAGAGAGTAGTCGTGCCCGCGAAGTATTTCAGGGAGCATTCAACGGTTTTTCCGGTTCTTTCAGCAAAGATGAGATAGCCCGTCTCAGAGCAGACCAAAATGTAGCTTTTATTGAACCAGACCAAGCAGTGATGCTTGGAAAAGGTTCTCCTAAAACATCCACTTTCAATACCTCTTCTCCAATTGCAAGTACCTCTACTACCACAACTACTACTTCCAGCACTTCTACCCAGGTAATTCCTTGGGGTGTTTCTCGGGTTGGGTATGGTGATGGTACAGGTAAGACAGTTTGGGTTATTGATTCTGGTGTACAGTCAAGCCACCCAGATTTAAACGTGGATAAAACCCGTAGCAAATCCTTTATCTATGGAGATGCTTCTTATGAAGATGGATATGGTCATGGAACTGGCGTTGCCGGTATCATTGGAGCAAAAAACAACAACATTGGCGTTGTAGGAGTTGCTGCCAATGCTTCAATTGTAGCCCTTCGTGTATTTGACAATACTGGTTACGGCACCCTTACACGTATCTACTCTGCCTTGAATCACGTGTATAAGTACGGGAATCCAGGGGACGTAGTAAACATGAGCTTACGCGTTTCTGCTTCTACCATGTTAGATGACCTGGTAAAGAAAACAGCCGCTCGCGGTATTTTCATTGCCGTTGCCTCTGGTAACAGCTACATTGATTGCAAGGACGACTCTCCTGCTCGTGTGATCGCGCCAAACGTATTTGTTGTGTCCAACATGGACTCTTACGGAAGATTCAGTCCTTCTTCTAACTTTGGAGCTTCTGTAAAATTCTCTGCTCCAGGCACTAATATCCAAACTACCTGGAAAGGTGGCGGGTACACTACTGGTAACGGTACTTCATACGCTGCTCCGCACGTAGCTGGTATTCTTGCACTAACCGGAGGAAGAGTTAATTCCCAAGGGTATGTTTCTAATGACCCAGATGGATTGACAGATCCTATTGCATTAAAATAA
- a CDS encoding metallophosphoesterase family protein: protein MSRYAISDIHGCLKTFRYMVEEVIKLKYIDRLYLLGDYIDRGPDSKGVLDYIMKLKQTYRVYALCGNHEDMLMKARDNDLYLTSWMFNGGKEALKSFRAESIKDIKSIYWEFMEDLELYIELDDYLLVHAGFNFAIPDPTKDRHTLLWAREFEVDRFKLGNRRIVHGHTPITLNQIKFSLNKPVSKVINIDGGCVFKSRMGYLTALNLDTLELLTVPNREDV, encoded by the coding sequence ATGAGTAGATATGCTATTTCTGATATTCATGGCTGCCTGAAAACATTCAGGTACATGGTAGAAGAGGTGATTAAGTTAAAGTACATAGACAGGCTGTACCTGTTGGGAGACTACATTGACCGTGGCCCAGATTCCAAAGGGGTGCTGGACTACATCATGAAGTTGAAGCAAACATACCGGGTGTACGCGCTGTGTGGTAACCATGAAGACATGCTTATGAAAGCGCGCGACAATGATTTGTATCTAACGTCCTGGATGTTCAACGGAGGCAAAGAAGCGTTGAAGAGCTTCAGGGCTGAGTCTATTAAAGATATAAAATCCATCTATTGGGAGTTCATGGAAGATCTGGAACTGTACATTGAACTGGACGACTACTTGCTGGTGCACGCAGGCTTCAACTTTGCCATACCAGACCCCACTAAAGACAGGCATACGCTGCTGTGGGCGAGAGAATTTGAAGTAGATAGGTTCAAGTTAGGAAACCGGAGGATTGTGCACGGGCATACTCCCATCACGTTAAACCAGATAAAATTTTCCCTCAATAAACCTGTATCAAAGGTCATCAACATTGACGGAGGGTGTGTCTTCAAAAGCCGGATGGGGTATCTTACCGCCTTGAACCTGGATACCCTAGAGTTACTCACTGTTCCCAATAGAGAAGATGTGTAA
- a CDS encoding zinc dependent phospholipase C family protein, protein MAKKLLSFPIIIVSLFLFGTPQESNGYGVLTHQAIIDVAWQPSIVPLLKKRFPKATKEELIKAHAHAYGGAIIQDMGYYPFGNTFFTDLTHYVRSGDFTIALLEEAQTLNEYAFAVGALAHYYADNYGHPIGTNRSVPLVYPELKAKFGESVTYEENPIAHIKMEFGFDVLQVARGNYAPEAYHDFIGFEVSQELLERAFKRTYGLELSSLFVSLKLTIGSFRRSVSTLIPSLTKAAWNLKASEIKNAKPSLTRRQYLYRINKTKYHQQWGREYQQPNLFEKFLSWLLRVLPKVGPNRTFTFKPPTPEAEKLFMESFNVTSEKFAIGLSDLPSTVTSLTNTDLDTGDRTKHGNYGKTDETYAEWLKYLSKGDFSTCSQEQKHNILKFYTKASAPKSNDKKALEDWEKTKELLSELKYTK, encoded by the coding sequence ATGGCTAAAAAACTACTCTCATTTCCCATCATTATTGTAAGCTTGTTCCTGTTTGGAACACCACAGGAAAGCAATGGATATGGTGTACTTACCCATCAAGCTATTATTGATGTAGCCTGGCAACCCTCCATTGTTCCCCTCCTGAAGAAACGATTCCCTAAAGCAACTAAAGAAGAACTGATCAAAGCCCATGCGCACGCCTATGGTGGTGCTATCATACAGGATATGGGGTACTATCCTTTCGGGAATACCTTTTTCACTGATCTTACCCATTACGTTAGAAGTGGTGATTTTACAATTGCCCTGCTGGAAGAGGCACAAACCTTAAATGAATATGCGTTTGCCGTTGGGGCTTTAGCTCATTATTATGCAGACAATTATGGGCATCCTATAGGGACAAACCGGTCGGTGCCCTTGGTATACCCAGAGTTAAAGGCGAAGTTCGGTGAAAGTGTCACCTATGAAGAAAATCCCATCGCCCACATCAAAATGGAATTTGGGTTTGATGTTCTGCAGGTGGCCAGAGGTAATTATGCCCCTGAAGCATATCATGACTTTATTGGCTTTGAAGTCAGCCAGGAGTTGCTGGAGCGTGCTTTCAAGAGAACGTATGGGCTGGAGTTAAGCAGTTTGTTTGTGAGTTTAAAACTTACAATTGGTTCGTTCAGAAGATCAGTAAGTACTTTGATACCAAGTTTAACGAAGGCTGCCTGGAACCTCAAAGCTTCCGAAATCAAGAATGCAAAGCCAAGTCTTACACGGCGGCAGTATCTGTATAGGATTAATAAAACAAAATATCACCAGCAATGGGGGAGAGAGTACCAACAACCAAACCTATTTGAGAAATTTCTGAGTTGGCTTCTACGGGTGCTACCTAAGGTGGGGCCTAACCGTACCTTTACCTTCAAGCCACCTACTCCTGAAGCAGAAAAGCTTTTCATGGAAAGCTTTAATGTTACTTCTGAAAAGTTTGCCATTGGTCTGTCTGATTTACCTTCTACGGTAACTTCGCTTACAAATACAGACTTAGATACGGGGGACCGTACAAAGCACGGGAATTATGGTAAAACTGATGAGACGTATGCGGAATGGCTAAAATATCTCAGCAAAGGCGATTTCTCTACCTGTAGCCAAGAACAAAAACATAACATTTTAAAATTCTACACCAAAGCAAGCGCCCCTAAATCAAATGACAAAAAAGCCCTTGAGGATTGGGAGAAAACAAAAGAACTACTGTCTGAATTAAAATATACAAAATAA
- the rmuC gene encoding DNA recombination protein RmuC: MDVTLSLLAFLIGAILSYFLVQAKLSALRTTLQNQEAERVFALKQQEVAQVEVLKLQEQFRKENSKVMELHAEVTRAENDIYHLKQKLSDERAELSQLRDTFMQQFTQVSNQVLVTNAEHFRKTSAENLEQVLSPLKERIKEFESKVEQTYEKSLKDTTSLKEQITYMASLNQRMSQDALNLTRALKGEKKAQGNWGEYLLENLLEKSGLERNVHYRREQVMQHDDAKVFRPDVIIDLPDNKHLIIDSKVSLVAYDAYCNCEDELQQQLHLKSHVQSIRTHFADLSRKNYQHLHGIHSPDFVLMYIPIEPAFNLAIQHDRDLFLEALDRNIVFVTTSTLLATLRTVASVWKQESQKRNVLRIAEESGKLYDKFSNFLEDLKDIGVNLDRSQQKYHAAMNKLSDGNGNLLKKVELLKKLGARTSKTMETQWLHNAPTVTGDLLAVNPLLEEENVEEM, encoded by the coding sequence ATGGATGTAACCCTTTCTTTACTCGCCTTTCTCATAGGAGCAATCCTCTCCTATTTCTTGGTGCAGGCCAAACTTTCAGCCTTGCGCACCACATTGCAAAACCAGGAGGCTGAGCGGGTATTTGCCTTGAAGCAGCAGGAAGTAGCGCAAGTCGAGGTACTAAAATTGCAGGAGCAATTCCGTAAGGAGAACAGCAAAGTGATGGAATTACACGCAGAGGTTACCCGGGCCGAAAACGATATTTACCACCTCAAGCAAAAACTCTCTGATGAAAGGGCCGAATTATCTCAGCTTCGGGATACTTTCATGCAGCAATTCACCCAGGTCTCAAATCAAGTGCTGGTGACCAATGCCGAGCATTTTAGAAAAACCTCAGCCGAAAACCTGGAACAGGTGCTTTCTCCTTTGAAGGAACGGATAAAGGAATTTGAAAGCAAGGTGGAACAGACCTATGAAAAATCCCTGAAAGACACCACCTCATTAAAAGAACAGATTACCTATATGGCCAGCCTGAACCAACGGATGAGCCAGGATGCGCTAAACCTTACCAGGGCGCTAAAAGGCGAGAAAAAAGCCCAGGGAAATTGGGGTGAGTATTTGCTGGAAAATCTTTTGGAGAAATCAGGGTTGGAGCGGAACGTACATTACCGCCGTGAGCAGGTGATGCAGCATGATGATGCCAAGGTGTTCCGTCCTGACGTTATCATTGACTTACCAGACAACAAGCACCTCATCATAGACTCTAAAGTAAGTTTAGTGGCGTATGATGCTTATTGCAACTGCGAAGATGAGTTACAACAGCAGTTGCACTTGAAAAGCCACGTGCAATCCATCCGGACACACTTTGCTGATCTGAGCCGCAAAAACTACCAACACCTCCACGGAATACACTCCCCGGATTTTGTGTTGATGTATATACCCATAGAACCAGCATTTAACCTGGCCATTCAGCACGACCGCGACCTGTTTTTGGAAGCGCTTGACCGCAACATTGTTTTTGTTACTACCTCTACCCTATTAGCCACCCTAAGAACAGTAGCCAGTGTTTGGAAGCAGGAAAGCCAAAAAAGAAATGTTTTACGGATAGCGGAAGAAAGTGGAAAGTTATATGATAAGTTTTCCAATTTCCTGGAAGACCTCAAAGACATAGGGGTGAATCTGGACAGGAGTCAGCAGAAGTACCATGCTGCCATGAACAAATTATCTGATGGTAACGGTAATCTGCTCAAAAAAGTAGAGTTGCTCAAGAAACTTGGAGCCCGAACCAGTAAAACCATGGAGACGCAATGGCTGCACAATGCCCCTACAGTGACAGGAGATTTACTTGCAGTCAATCCATTACTGGAGGAAGAAAATGTAGAAGAGATGTAA
- a CDS encoding DUF4920 domain-containing protein, translating into MKLLLAFSFLLFFSITGYPQKTITPAKIGTTYGKKIKTTNTINRSELTLKLTHQKEFRGKIEGKVTEVCRKKGCFMNLKQETGEPIVVFFKDYALFMPQDIVGRTVVVEGTAVRKETSVEQLLHFAQDAGKSNTEILKITKPKLEVEITADGVLVVK; encoded by the coding sequence ATGAAACTTCTCCTGGCATTTTCTTTTCTTCTCTTTTTCTCCATCACAGGTTACCCTCAAAAAACTATAACTCCTGCTAAAATAGGTACAACCTATGGCAAGAAAATAAAAACCACTAACACCATAAATAGATCGGAGCTTACCTTAAAGCTAACGCATCAAAAAGAGTTCAGGGGCAAGATAGAAGGAAAGGTGACAGAGGTTTGCCGCAAGAAAGGGTGTTTTATGAATTTAAAGCAAGAAACGGGGGAGCCAATAGTGGTCTTCTTCAAAGACTACGCTCTCTTCATGCCGCAGGACATTGTGGGCAGAACAGTGGTGGTGGAAGGGACTGCTGTGAGGAAAGAAACTTCGGTAGAGCAACTTCTGCACTTTGCACAGGATGCCGGGAAGAGTAACACAGAGATTTTAAAAATCACCAAACCAAAACTGGAAGTTGAAATTACCGCCGATGGAGTGTTGGTAGTGAAGTGA
- a CDS encoding DUF2062 domain-containing protein, whose protein sequence is MKVLLHKNKDLKHFIRRKLWEPVLELVKQGITPHQMALTITLGAGFGIIPFIGLTTILCTFWALRLRLNVAFTILIGYLMQPVQLALYVPFVELGQSIIPIAPIPFSLDKLTSMFRADWLNALQQLWLANMVGIMAWLLCFIPFGFALYFSSKQVLSRVLPVQQVA, encoded by the coding sequence ATGAAAGTACTTTTACATAAAAATAAAGACTTAAAGCATTTCATCCGCCGGAAATTATGGGAACCGGTGCTGGAACTTGTGAAGCAAGGAATCACTCCGCACCAGATGGCTTTGACCATTACTTTAGGTGCCGGCTTTGGAATTATTCCTTTCATAGGGCTCACTACCATTCTGTGTACCTTTTGGGCGCTTCGGTTAAGGCTGAATGTAGCCTTCACTATTTTGATTGGCTACTTAATGCAGCCTGTGCAATTGGCGCTGTATGTACCCTTTGTAGAACTGGGGCAAAGTATCATTCCAATAGCACCCATTCCTTTTTCGCTGGATAAACTTACTAGTATGTTTCGGGCCGACTGGCTCAATGCTTTACAGCAGCTGTGGCTCGCGAATATGGTAGGCATCATGGCTTGGCTATTATGCTTTATTCCCTTCGGTTTTGCCTTATACTTTTCAAGTAAACAGGTGTTAAGCCGGGTACTTCCGGTGCAACAGGTTGCATAG